One part of the Microbulbifer sp. THAF38 genome encodes these proteins:
- the zipA gene encoding cell division protein ZipA, translating into MDNWLVTILVIVLLVVVLDGVRRAILRQKAAVKVSRNLSKAMQSEVGGHVDPLVQEEARPPEVGEFSDESQEEAKPRPATSELPGQVRVVQRRAMEDALHVNRQVQESFISSRKPLAGSTPQRSAHEQGVLDLEEQVPTLMDSVGEEQRFEPALDESESFSALTEERAELTSQRAEPQPREADTRVSVSKDASAEKSSARDEVLVINVMAPEGDYFEGNDLLRVMVASGMRFGEMNIFHYHEDGGADGAVIFSLANIVVPGVFDLAQMEEFATPGVSMFLALPVEGEAIKAFNQMLSTAHKIAELLGGELKDENRSVFTAQTAEHYRQRVVEYQRRRALNKAQG; encoded by the coding sequence ATGGATAACTGGCTGGTTACGATCCTCGTTATTGTGCTGCTTGTAGTGGTGCTGGATGGTGTACGCCGCGCAATTTTGCGACAAAAAGCCGCGGTGAAGGTATCGCGGAATCTGTCCAAAGCGATGCAATCCGAAGTGGGGGGCCATGTGGACCCGCTTGTGCAGGAGGAGGCTCGCCCACCGGAAGTGGGTGAGTTTTCCGATGAATCCCAGGAAGAGGCAAAGCCGCGACCGGCAACCAGTGAGTTGCCCGGCCAGGTGCGTGTCGTGCAGAGACGCGCTATGGAAGACGCTCTGCATGTGAACCGCCAGGTGCAGGAGAGTTTTATTTCCTCACGTAAACCTCTGGCTGGCAGTACGCCGCAGCGCAGTGCCCATGAGCAAGGGGTGCTGGATCTGGAGGAGCAGGTCCCCACGTTGATGGACTCTGTGGGCGAGGAGCAGCGCTTTGAGCCGGCGCTGGACGAGTCTGAGAGCTTCAGTGCGCTCACCGAAGAGCGCGCAGAGCTCACGTCCCAACGGGCAGAGCCCCAACCCCGTGAAGCCGATACGCGTGTGTCGGTCAGCAAAGACGCCTCTGCCGAGAAAAGCTCGGCCCGCGATGAGGTGTTGGTGATTAATGTGATGGCCCCTGAGGGGGATTACTTTGAGGGTAACGACCTTTTGCGGGTAATGGTGGCCTCGGGTATGCGTTTTGGTGAGATGAATATCTTCCATTACCACGAGGATGGCGGTGCCGATGGCGCTGTGATTTTCAGTCTGGCCAATATTGTTGTACCGGGCGTTTTTGACCTGGCGCAAATGGAGGAGTTTGCCACTCCGGGAGTCAGTATGTTCCTGGCGCTGCCGGTTGAAGGCGAGGCGATTAAAGCTTTCAACCAGATGCTTTCGACCGCCCATAAAATTGCCGAACTACTCGGTGGTGAGCTGAAGGATGAAAATCGCAGTGTTTTCACTGCCCAGACCGCTGAGCACTATCGCCAGCGCGTAGTGGAATACCAACGCCGTCGCGCCCTGAATAAGGCGCAGGGCTGA
- the smc gene encoding chromosome segregation protein SMC: MRLKCIKLAGFKSFVDPTTVYFPTNLNSVVGPNGCGKSNTIDAVRWVMGESSAKNLRGDSMTDVIFNGSSGRKPVGQASIELVFDNSAGKLTGAYAAFSEVSVKRKVTREGQNNYYLNGEKCRRRDVTDLFLGTGLGPRSYAIIEQGMISKLIEAKPEELRVYIEEAAGISKYKERRRDTENRMRRTSENLERLTDIRDELDRQLSRLERQSAAAEKYSRFKEEERSHKANLQALKYRELNEQAVAKQQQIGELELTVEELVTRQVNCDTGIEQKRVGYHELSDGFNEVQGRFYAVGADIARLEQSIAHARERSTRLQSDLAQTEQEFREAETNLEVDREKAAQFEEELEVIVPDLEMVLAAEEDSATGLLEAEEQMRNWQNEWDQFNQGASGSRQKAEVQQSRIQHLETSGQRLLERINKLIAEQAGLQVSEDDEETLQLNEQLAELEMQVQERREETAERTESLQELRNRERELATELDQLRLQLQTSRGRQASLEALQQAALGQGKAVENWLQQQSLSDRPRLADQIQAQAGWETAVETVLGQQLQAVCVEQLESLTEGLEQLQSGQAVFIDGTAVGAAAVGQLPTLASVVQGPSSLTGLLAGIYTADTLNEALTQRAGLQPHESIVTRDGLWLGPNWLRVSRASDAETGVLARKQDLEALSAEISLCEEQIEQCSEQRESLREQVTGVERAIEQARNDSEQLGRREAELRSQLSARRARAEQMSERRHRIEQEIAEVREQQEIEGESLSEARLMLQEAVEAMSDDTDRREMLMERREALREALDAARQRAREDKDRAHELAMREQSVRTQMVSLERTLQVMSEQLERLRSRRAQLQEQMAETQDPSQDFQMELEEKLGERIEVEAELAEARKKLEEVETGLREQEQERHKVEAALQGVRAQLEQERLSAQTLEVQRNGLVEQLREDEQDLDQLLELLPGDLTIAQVQEDLELVAARISRLGPINLAAIDEYKQESERKHYLDRQYGDLMDALETLENAIKKIDKETRSRFKETFDQVNAGLQELFPKVFGGGNAYLELTGEDLLDTGIAIMARPPGKRNSTIHLLSGGEKALTAIALVFSIFRLNPAPFCMLDEVDAPLDDANVGRYARMVKEMSEHVQFIYITHNKIAMEMADQLLGVTMHEPGVSRLVSVNVEEAAELASA, encoded by the coding sequence ATGCGTCTGAAGTGCATCAAGCTTGCGGGTTTCAAATCCTTTGTTGACCCCACCACTGTTTATTTCCCAACAAACCTCAACTCGGTGGTTGGCCCTAACGGCTGCGGCAAGTCGAATACGATCGATGCTGTGCGTTGGGTAATGGGGGAATCGTCCGCGAAAAACCTGCGCGGCGATTCTATGACAGACGTTATCTTCAATGGCTCCAGTGGCCGCAAGCCTGTTGGCCAAGCCTCTATTGAGCTGGTATTCGATAACTCCGCTGGCAAATTGACCGGCGCCTACGCCGCTTTCTCCGAAGTCTCTGTAAAGCGCAAAGTTACCCGAGAAGGGCAGAATAACTACTACCTGAATGGGGAGAAGTGCCGCCGCCGCGATGTAACCGATCTGTTCCTGGGGACCGGTCTCGGTCCGCGCAGCTACGCGATTATCGAGCAGGGCATGATTTCGAAGTTGATCGAGGCCAAGCCTGAGGAACTCAGGGTTTATATCGAAGAGGCCGCCGGCATTTCCAAATACAAGGAGCGTCGCCGCGATACGGAAAACCGTATGCGCCGCACCTCGGAAAACCTGGAGCGCCTTACCGATATCCGCGATGAACTGGATCGGCAGTTGTCGCGCTTGGAGCGCCAATCCGCCGCGGCAGAAAAATATAGCCGCTTTAAAGAGGAAGAGCGCAGTCATAAGGCAAATTTACAGGCCCTGAAATACCGTGAACTCAATGAACAGGCCGTGGCCAAACAGCAACAAATTGGTGAACTGGAGCTCACCGTTGAGGAGTTGGTAACCCGGCAGGTGAATTGTGATACCGGCATCGAGCAAAAGCGCGTTGGCTATCACGAGTTATCCGATGGTTTTAATGAGGTGCAGGGGCGCTTCTATGCCGTGGGCGCGGATATTGCCCGCCTGGAACAGAGTATTGCCCATGCCCGCGAGCGCTCCACGCGCCTGCAATCCGACTTAGCCCAGACCGAGCAGGAATTCCGCGAAGCGGAGACCAACCTGGAAGTGGATCGCGAGAAGGCAGCCCAGTTCGAAGAAGAGCTGGAAGTGATTGTTCCAGATCTGGAGATGGTGCTCGCCGCGGAGGAAGATTCCGCCACCGGGCTGCTCGAAGCCGAAGAGCAGATGCGTAACTGGCAAAACGAGTGGGACCAGTTTAACCAGGGTGCTTCCGGCTCTCGCCAGAAAGCCGAGGTGCAGCAGTCCCGCATCCAGCATCTGGAGACTTCCGGGCAGCGACTGCTGGAGCGTATTAACAAGCTCATCGCAGAGCAGGCTGGCCTACAAGTTTCCGAGGATGACGAGGAAACCCTGCAGTTGAATGAACAGCTCGCTGAGCTGGAGATGCAGGTGCAGGAGCGTCGCGAGGAAACTGCCGAGCGCACAGAATCCCTACAGGAACTGCGCAATCGCGAGCGGGAGCTGGCGACGGAACTGGACCAGCTGCGTCTGCAGTTGCAAACCAGCCGGGGCCGCCAGGCTTCTCTAGAGGCGCTGCAACAGGCTGCGCTGGGGCAGGGCAAGGCGGTGGAAAATTGGTTGCAGCAGCAATCCCTGAGTGATCGCCCGCGCCTTGCCGACCAAATACAGGCGCAAGCGGGCTGGGAAACTGCGGTGGAAACCGTACTCGGCCAGCAGTTACAGGCGGTCTGTGTTGAGCAGTTGGAAAGTCTGACCGAGGGCCTGGAGCAACTGCAAAGTGGTCAGGCCGTCTTTATCGATGGTACTGCGGTGGGGGCAGCAGCCGTTGGGCAGTTACCCACTTTGGCGAGCGTTGTACAGGGGCCATCGTCTCTCACCGGTTTGCTCGCCGGAATCTATACCGCGGACACTCTTAATGAAGCGCTGACACAGCGCGCTGGCCTGCAACCCCATGAATCCATAGTGACTCGCGATGGGCTTTGGCTCGGTCCGAACTGGTTGCGAGTGAGCCGTGCCAGCGATGCTGAGACCGGGGTGCTCGCCCGCAAGCAGGATCTGGAAGCGCTGTCCGCAGAGATATCTCTGTGTGAAGAGCAGATTGAACAGTGCAGTGAGCAGCGTGAATCTTTGCGCGAGCAAGTTACCGGTGTTGAGCGGGCGATTGAACAGGCCCGCAACGATTCCGAGCAGCTCGGGCGACGTGAGGCCGAATTGCGCAGTCAGCTCTCCGCCCGCCGCGCCCGCGCGGAACAGATGAGCGAGCGTCGCCATCGTATCGAGCAGGAAATCGCCGAGGTGCGCGAGCAGCAGGAGATTGAGGGCGAGTCACTTTCCGAGGCACGCCTGATGCTGCAGGAAGCCGTGGAGGCCATGAGCGATGACACCGATCGTCGTGAAATGCTCATGGAGCGCCGCGAGGCCCTGCGCGAAGCTCTGGATGCCGCCAGACAGCGTGCTCGCGAAGACAAGGATCGCGCTCACGAGCTGGCTATGCGCGAGCAATCGGTGCGCACCCAGATGGTTTCTCTGGAGCGCACATTGCAGGTGATGAGCGAGCAATTGGAGCGCTTGCGCAGCCGCCGCGCCCAGCTGCAGGAACAGATGGCTGAAACCCAAGACCCCTCCCAGGATTTCCAGATGGAGCTGGAGGAGAAGCTGGGTGAGCGTATCGAGGTGGAAGCTGAGCTGGCAGAAGCGCGTAAAAAGCTCGAAGAGGTGGAGACCGGCCTGCGTGAGCAGGAGCAGGAGCGGCATAAAGTTGAGGCGGCTTTACAGGGCGTGCGCGCCCAGTTGGAGCAGGAGCGCCTCTCCGCACAAACTCTCGAAGTACAGCGCAATGGCCTGGTAGAACAGCTGCGCGAAGACGAACAGGATTTGGATCAGCTGCTCGAGCTACTGCCTGGGGATTTGACGATTGCCCAGGTGCAGGAAGATCTGGAGTTGGTGGCCGCGCGTATCTCACGCCTGGGTCCGATCAACCTCGCTGCTATTGATGAATACAAACAGGAGTCTGAGCGTAAACATTATCTGGATCGCCAGTATGGCGACCTGATGGATGCGCTGGAGACTCTGGAAAATGCAATTAAGAAAATCGACAAAGAGACGAGAAGCCGCTTTAAGGAGACCTTCGATCAGGTCAATGCGGGTTTGCAGGAACTCTTCCCGAAAGTTTTCGGAGGCGGTAACGCTTATCTGGAGCTGACCGGCGAGGACCTGCTCGATACCGGGATCGCGATCATGGCGCGCCCACCGGGCAAGCGCAACAGTACGATTCACCTGCTCTCCGGTGGGGAGAAGGCGTTGACGGCAATCGCCCTGGTTTTCTCTATTTTCCGCTTGAATCCAGCACCTTTCTGTATGTTGGACGAAGTGGACGCTCCTCTCGATGACGCTAACGTAGGTCGCTACGCACGAATGGTTAAAGAAATGTCAGAACACGTTCAGTTCATCTATATTACCCACAACAAGATTGCGATGGAGATGGCAGATCAGCTGTTGGGTGTGACCATGCATGAGCCGGGTGTATCTCGCCTGGTGTCGGTGAATGTGGAAGAAGCTGCTGAGCTGGCTTCTGCATAA
- the ccmI gene encoding c-type cytochrome biogenesis protein CcmI, whose product MTDIWFGLAILLLLLAFVFLLPGLRGAGARRSGGDKREALAQLYRERTRELRAAVESGAMDEQQFTQLEAEMARELLSAKEGADAVTPSRRGSGLLIGLAVLVPVVAVGAYVLSERPQEVALYREMLASQQGQTDPSAEERITNQLKQRAETHPEDLSSRFVLAQRLLVSGDIDGAVSAYRYVLSREPEAVMVKAELAQALFFAGGSKITDEIRILVGQVLQAQPSNGTALGLAGIAAYEDKDYRKARDHWQGALAQLAPGSAAAEALAAGVARAEKALAEDGKDGAVEIVQAAVEENSAAEGKAAAEIRVQVSLSDQVNADPSTPVFVYARSTDSPMPLAIVRLTAGQLPAEVVLDESRAMMPGRSISTVDTVQLIARLALRGDARPAAGDWQGSIKTLPKSDWGESQSIVIDREL is encoded by the coding sequence ATGACTGATATTTGGTTTGGTTTGGCGATCCTGCTATTGCTGTTAGCTTTTGTCTTCCTTTTGCCTGGGCTTCGTGGGGCGGGAGCCCGACGCTCGGGTGGCGACAAGCGTGAAGCCCTGGCGCAGTTGTACCGAGAGCGCACACGAGAGCTTCGCGCAGCCGTAGAAAGTGGCGCTATGGATGAGCAGCAATTTACCCAGCTTGAAGCGGAGATGGCCCGGGAGCTGTTGAGCGCCAAAGAAGGCGCTGATGCGGTAACTCCTTCACGGCGCGGTTCCGGATTGCTGATTGGCTTGGCGGTTCTGGTGCCTGTGGTTGCAGTGGGGGCCTATGTCTTGTCTGAACGCCCGCAGGAAGTAGCCCTGTACCGTGAGATGTTGGCCAGTCAGCAGGGGCAAACCGACCCCTCAGCTGAAGAGCGAATCACTAACCAGTTGAAGCAGCGGGCCGAGACACATCCAGAGGATTTGAGCAGTCGCTTCGTCCTGGCTCAGAGGCTTCTGGTCAGTGGTGATATCGACGGTGCGGTGAGTGCCTATCGCTATGTGCTGTCGCGGGAACCCGAAGCGGTTATGGTCAAGGCTGAGTTGGCGCAAGCGTTGTTTTTTGCTGGCGGCTCTAAAATAACCGATGAAATTCGCATTCTGGTTGGTCAAGTACTGCAGGCTCAGCCGAGTAATGGTACGGCGCTGGGTTTGGCGGGAATTGCTGCTTATGAGGATAAGGATTACCGCAAGGCGCGGGATCACTGGCAGGGTGCGCTGGCACAGTTGGCGCCTGGGTCTGCCGCGGCAGAAGCGCTGGCGGCGGGTGTGGCCCGCGCAGAAAAGGCCCTGGCTGAAGATGGTAAAGATGGTGCGGTCGAGATCGTTCAGGCCGCTGTAGAGGAAAATTCCGCAGCTGAGGGCAAGGCCGCAGCGGAAATCCGTGTGCAGGTGAGCTTGAGTGATCAAGTCAATGCAGATCCATCGACCCCAGTGTTTGTTTACGCCCGCAGCACTGATAGTCCCATGCCCCTGGCGATTGTGCGCCTGACCGCGGGTCAGCTGCCTGCCGAAGTGGTGTTGGATGAATCCCGGGCAATGATGCCGGGGCGTTCCATCTCCACCGTGGATACGGTGCAGCTGATCGCGCGCCTGGCTTTACGTGGCGATGCGCGCCCTGCAGCGGGCGACTGGCAGGGCTCAATTAAGACCCTGCCGAAATCCGATTGGGGTGAGTCACAGTCCATCGTAATCGACCGAGAGCTGTAA
- a CDS encoding cytochrome c-type biogenesis protein → MKQKSWLGQFLLAFGVLCLSLVAQAVVETEKLSSPELEARYRVLIEEMRCPKCQNQNLADSDASISADLRREIRRLLEEGFTDKEIVDYMVARYGDFVLYRPPVQRNTLALWLAPGIFALVGLLALIVIVVRSRSGTGASQEDGSGELTAEERHRLKKLLGDDLEDLTDPGKKSK, encoded by the coding sequence GTGAAACAGAAAAGCTGGCTAGGGCAATTTCTACTTGCGTTTGGTGTGCTGTGCCTTTCGCTTGTGGCGCAGGCGGTGGTGGAGACGGAGAAGTTGTCCTCTCCGGAATTGGAGGCACGCTACCGGGTGCTGATCGAAGAAATGCGTTGTCCAAAGTGCCAGAACCAAAATCTGGCCGACTCGGATGCGTCGATTTCTGCCGATTTGCGCCGGGAAATTCGCCGGCTACTGGAAGAAGGGTTCACGGATAAAGAAATTGTTGACTATATGGTGGCCCGTTATGGGGACTTTGTTCTCTATAGGCCTCCGGTGCAGCGCAATACCCTGGCGCTTTGGTTGGCTCCCGGCATCTTTGCCCTGGTGGGCCTGCTGGCTTTGATTGTGATTGTGGTGCGTTCTCGCAGTGGTACCGGTGCCAGTCAGGAAGATGGCTCTGGTGAGTTGACCGCTGAAGAGAGGCACCGTCTGAAGAAACTGCTGGGTGATGACCTGGAAGATTTGACTGACCCTGGGAAGAAGAGCAAATGA
- a CDS encoding GFA family protein encodes MNGKCLCGAVEFQLDEPLPGLYQCHCSLCRKLSGSASDAAMFIGRDQFRWVRGLDKISSYRKPSGYRSDFCSHCGSSVPHLMSNTTHFWVPAGLLDSDFRGKVMAHLYVDSKAHWDEIGGQAEHFSEMPELEELSRLLHEEIEKEESELLET; translated from the coding sequence ATGAATGGAAAGTGCCTTTGTGGCGCTGTTGAGTTTCAGTTGGATGAGCCACTACCCGGCCTATATCAATGCCACTGTTCACTCTGCCGCAAGCTGAGTGGTTCTGCATCTGATGCCGCCATGTTTATTGGTCGCGATCAGTTTCGCTGGGTAAGGGGGCTGGACAAAATCTCCTCCTATCGAAAACCCAGCGGCTACCGCTCCGATTTCTGCAGCCACTGCGGCAGCTCTGTTCCTCACTTGATGAGTAATACCACGCATTTCTGGGTTCCTGCGGGCCTGCTCGATAGTGATTTTCGCGGTAAGGTGATGGCTCACTTGTATGTTGATTCCAAGGCGCATTGGGATGAGATTGGTGGTCAGGCAGAGCACTTTTCGGAGATGCCGGAGCTGGAAGAGCTGAGCAGGCTGCTGCACGAAGAAATTGAAAAAGAAGAGAGTGAGCTTCTGGAAACTTGA
- a CDS encoding patatin family protein, with product MTSGIEELNQKSALVVEGGAMRGIFAAGVLDAFIEKDFCPFDFAIGVSAGSTNLIGYLAGDHGRSRQILLDHATRADFIDWRRYLRGGHFCDINWLWHASYNDVPLSIERYTKNGVPLYAVTTSITSGQPHYVCVTPENMHEVFPASCAIPMAYREFPPVAGEPMTDGGLADSIPVIRAYEQGARDITVILSRPLGYRKPVGSAPRFIKQFFHDHSRLFEAVLERGERYNRALDFITAPPSDCRVSVIAPPADFPVKRFTQEIGLLERGYEIGGELGRRFLSDPVDEAASTKPGSS from the coding sequence ATGACAAGCGGGATTGAAGAGCTAAACCAGAAATCTGCCCTGGTTGTAGAGGGCGGCGCTATGCGTGGCATTTTCGCAGCGGGCGTCTTGGACGCCTTTATCGAGAAGGATTTCTGCCCCTTTGACTTTGCTATTGGCGTTTCAGCAGGGTCCACTAACCTGATTGGTTACCTGGCGGGTGACCATGGTCGCAGTCGCCAGATTTTGTTGGATCATGCAACGCGAGCAGACTTCATTGATTGGCGGCGCTATCTAAGGGGAGGGCACTTTTGCGATATCAACTGGCTGTGGCACGCCTCCTATAATGATGTGCCCTTAAGCATTGAGCGCTATACGAAAAATGGCGTTCCCCTCTATGCGGTGACAACCAGCATCACCAGCGGGCAGCCCCACTATGTGTGCGTGACTCCCGAGAATATGCATGAGGTATTCCCTGCATCCTGTGCAATCCCCATGGCTTACCGAGAGTTTCCGCCAGTGGCCGGAGAGCCTATGACCGATGGTGGCCTGGCGGACTCAATCCCGGTTATTCGGGCTTATGAACAGGGGGCGCGGGATATTACTGTGATTCTTTCGCGTCCTCTGGGCTATAGGAAGCCCGTGGGTTCCGCACCAAGGTTTATCAAGCAGTTTTTCCACGACCACTCCCGCCTGTTTGAGGCGGTTCTGGAGCGTGGAGAGCGCTATAACCGTGCCTTGGACTTTATCACGGCGCCACCCTCGGACTGTCGGGTATCGGTGATTGCACCTCCAGCAGACTTCCCGGTAAAGCGCTTTACCCAGGAGATTGGGTTGCTTGAGAGGGGCTATGAGATTGGGGGCGAGCTTGGCAGGCGGTTTCTGAGTGATCCGGTGGATGAGGCGGCTTCAACAAAGCCCGGGAGCTCGTAG
- a CDS encoding PH domain-containing protein → MPLVVFQAPWSRQLKIISLLSAALLLAIPFILIGKSQQSPSLLYSIAIALPPFILLLGAAFAIRGYSLVNNNLQILRPGWKTSISLEGLKEVKVDPKAMQGSVRIFGNSGLFGYIGLFQNQQLGRYRAFVTDQEKALVLYFPGKTLVITPNKPEHMAEMLRQHIR, encoded by the coding sequence ATGCCTCTTGTTGTTTTTCAAGCCCCCTGGAGCCGCCAACTAAAAATTATCAGCTTGCTGAGCGCTGCTCTGCTTCTGGCGATACCTTTTATCCTGATAGGAAAGTCCCAGCAGAGCCCCTCCCTCCTCTATAGCATTGCCATTGCTCTACCGCCGTTCATTTTGCTGCTGGGCGCCGCATTTGCTATCCGCGGCTACAGCTTGGTAAACAACAACCTGCAAATACTGAGGCCCGGCTGGAAAACCTCTATCTCCCTGGAAGGGCTGAAAGAGGTCAAAGTTGATCCTAAAGCCATGCAAGGATCGGTCCGCATCTTTGGCAATTCAGGTCTCTTTGGCTACATCGGCCTTTTTCAAAACCAACAACTAGGCCGTTACCGGGCCTTCGTTACAGACCAAGAGAAGGCTCTGGTTTTGTATTTCCCCGGCAAGACCCTGGTAATCACCCCGAATAAACCCGAGCACATGGCTGAAATGCTGCGCCAACACATCAGATAA
- a CDS encoding triacylglycerol lipase, with translation MKKLVLTLSLYLGPIFLAALSVNAHSGCVILLHGLAKSDGSMAKLEQAISAAGYKTVNVDYPSTRFPIEELAGRAIAPALDSCAGHGEINFVTHSMGGILVRQYLSQVEVENLNRVVMLGPPNKGSEVVDKLGNFPGFEFAFGDAGLQLGTGELSIPNKLGKANFDVGIIAGTRSINLILSRLIPETDDGKVSVSSTKLEGMNDHLEMPVTHVFMMKDKKVIAQVLHYLEHGSFERGTQVAPAN, from the coding sequence ATGAAGAAACTTGTTCTCACCCTGTCGCTATACCTTGGGCCAATATTCCTGGCCGCCTTGTCAGTAAATGCCCACTCTGGCTGCGTGATACTGCTGCATGGCCTCGCCAAGTCAGATGGCTCCATGGCCAAGTTGGAGCAAGCCATCAGCGCCGCCGGCTACAAAACCGTCAATGTGGATTATCCCTCCACCCGCTTTCCCATTGAGGAACTGGCCGGCAGGGCCATAGCTCCGGCACTAGACAGCTGTGCTGGCCACGGAGAAATCAATTTCGTCACCCACTCCATGGGGGGCATATTGGTTCGCCAATATTTAAGCCAGGTAGAAGTTGAGAACCTCAATCGCGTGGTTATGTTGGGCCCACCCAATAAAGGTAGTGAAGTGGTGGACAAGCTCGGCAATTTCCCAGGGTTTGAATTTGCCTTTGGAGATGCCGGCCTGCAACTGGGCACCGGGGAGCTGAGTATCCCCAATAAATTAGGCAAGGCGAATTTTGATGTGGGTATTATCGCGGGCACTCGTAGTATCAACCTGATACTGTCACGACTGATTCCAGAAACCGATGACGGCAAGGTCTCGGTTTCCAGTACCAAGCTGGAAGGCATGAATGATCACTTGGAAATGCCGGTAACCCATGTCTTTATGATGAAGGATAAAAAAGTCATCGCCCAGGTACTGCATTATCTCGAGCACGGCTCCTTTGAAAGAGGCACCCAGGTAGCTCCTGCCAACTGA
- a CDS encoding GNAT family N-acetyltransferase: MQWQWCSFQQLSIDQLYEILRARQEVFTVEQDCPYQDADGKDQEAWHLICWDKESQSPQLVAYLRVVFPGKKYSEPSIGRVLTAESSRGTGLGRELIRRAVEQTQAEYPGSGIRISAQEHLRRFYGEFGFEQVSAPYDEDGIPHIEMLRPASE, from the coding sequence GTGCAGTGGCAGTGGTGTAGCTTTCAACAACTCTCTATCGATCAGCTTTATGAAATCTTGCGGGCACGCCAGGAGGTTTTTACTGTAGAGCAGGATTGCCCTTATCAAGATGCCGATGGAAAAGATCAAGAAGCCTGGCACCTAATCTGCTGGGACAAGGAGAGCCAATCGCCCCAATTGGTGGCTTACCTACGCGTAGTATTTCCGGGCAAAAAATATTCCGAGCCCTCAATAGGCCGCGTGCTTACCGCAGAGTCTAGCCGCGGCACGGGATTGGGCAGAGAACTGATACGCCGCGCGGTTGAGCAAACCCAGGCGGAGTATCCAGGTTCGGGGATTCGCATTTCTGCCCAGGAGCACCTGCGCAGGTTTTATGGAGAGTTTGGATTTGAGCAAGTATCCGCCCCCTACGACGAAGACGGCATACCCCACATAGAGATGTTGCGCCCGGCATCGGAATAG